The following are encoded together in the Streptomyces tsukubensis genome:
- a CDS encoding MetQ/NlpA family ABC transporter substrate-binding protein, translating to MRNTTKITTAVLAVGALAFGATACGSDSDSDSGAKADPSKPLVVAASPTPHAVILDYVKDHLAKQAGLKLEVKEFTDYVTPNTAVQDGSVDANFFQHKPYLTDFNKKNGTDIVPVVDVHLEPLGLYSKKIKKVDDLKKGATVALPNDTTNEARSLKLLAAHDVITLKAGAGDDATPKDIAKNPKDITFKELEAAQVPRSLGDVDAAVINGNYAVQAKLSPAKDSLALESAKDNPYTNLLAVKKGNESDPRVKKLAKLLASQDVKKFIEKKFDGSVLPAA from the coding sequence GTGCGTAACACCACCAAGATCACCACTGCGGTCCTCGCCGTCGGAGCCCTCGCCTTCGGTGCCACCGCCTGCGGCTCGGACTCCGACTCCGACTCCGGCGCCAAGGCCGACCCGAGCAAGCCGCTCGTCGTCGCGGCGAGCCCCACGCCGCACGCCGTGATCCTCGACTACGTCAAGGACCATCTGGCGAAGCAGGCCGGTCTCAAGCTGGAGGTCAAGGAGTTCACCGACTACGTCACGCCGAACACCGCCGTCCAGGACGGCTCGGTCGACGCCAACTTCTTCCAGCACAAGCCGTACCTCACGGACTTCAACAAGAAGAACGGCACAGACATCGTGCCCGTGGTCGATGTCCACCTGGAACCGCTCGGCCTCTACTCGAAGAAGATCAAGAAGGTCGACGACCTGAAGAAGGGCGCCACCGTCGCCCTCCCGAACGACACGACCAACGAGGCGCGCTCCCTCAAGCTGCTCGCCGCCCATGACGTGATCACCCTGAAGGCGGGCGCGGGCGACGACGCCACCCCCAAGGACATCGCGAAGAACCCCAAGGACATCACCTTCAAGGAGCTGGAAGCCGCCCAGGTCCCGCGCTCCCTCGGGGACGTCGACGCCGCGGTGATCAACGGCAACTACGCCGTCCAGGCCAAGCTCAGCCCCGCCAAGGACTCCCTCGCCCTGGAGTCCGCCAAGGACAACCCGTACACGAACCTCCTCGCCGTCAAGAAGGGCAACGAGAGCGACCCGCGAGTGAAGAAGCTCGCCAAGCTCCTCGCCTCCCAGGACGTGAAGAAGTTCATCGAGAAGAAGTTCGACGGTTCGGTGCTTCCCGCCGCCTGA
- a CDS encoding methionine ABC transporter permease: protein MTWSEMRPLLSQASWDTLYMVGWSTLIAVVLGLPLGVLLVLTDRGGLLSNTVVNKVIGQIVNIARSMPFIILMVALMSFTRLITGTTIGREAAIVPLAIGAIPFFARLVETAVREVDGGLVEAVQSMGGNTWAIVRKVLVPESLPSLISSTTTTIVTLIGYSAMAGTVGAGGLGDIAIRYGFQRFETQLMWITVAILAVVISVIQFAGDLAARRLDRRSGHSGPAPRLRLLRGRREPAPASAPVKNADTTDTAEVSAPTS from the coding sequence GTGACCTGGTCCGAGATGCGGCCCCTGCTGTCCCAGGCGAGCTGGGACACGCTCTACATGGTCGGCTGGTCCACCCTCATCGCCGTGGTCCTCGGTCTCCCGCTCGGTGTCCTGCTCGTCCTCACCGACCGGGGCGGGCTGCTGAGCAACACCGTGGTCAACAAGGTCATCGGGCAGATCGTGAACATCGCTCGTTCGATGCCGTTCATCATCCTCATGGTCGCCCTGATGAGTTTCACCCGGCTGATCACCGGCACCACCATCGGCCGCGAGGCCGCCATCGTGCCGCTCGCCATCGGAGCCATCCCGTTCTTCGCGCGGCTCGTCGAGACCGCGGTGCGCGAGGTGGACGGGGGACTCGTCGAGGCCGTCCAGTCCATGGGCGGCAACACCTGGGCCATCGTGCGCAAGGTACTCGTACCCGAGTCGCTGCCCTCGCTGATCTCCAGCACCACCACCACGATCGTGACGCTCATCGGCTACTCCGCGATGGCCGGCACCGTCGGCGCCGGTGGTCTCGGCGACATCGCCATCCGCTACGGCTTCCAGCGGTTCGAGACCCAGCTCATGTGGATCACCGTGGCCATCCTCGCCGTGGTCATCTCCGTCATCCAGTTCGCGGGGGACCTCGCGGCGCGCCGCCTCGACCGCCGCTCCGGCCACTCGGGGCCCGCTCCCCGGCTGCGCCTCCTGCGCGGTCGGCGGGAGCCCGCGCCCGCGTCCGCGCCCGTCAAGAACGCGGACACCACCGACACCGCCGAGGTGTCCGCCCCGACTTCCTGA